The sequence TCCGCATGTCCAGCCGCGGCCGCACCCTGGCCCCGGCGCACGAAGAGTCCCCGTCTCGCCCGACCTCACCCGCATTGTAGCGGCATCCAACCCGAACGCCGCGGCAGCCCGGCGCCCCTGATGCCCCTTGTAGCTGCCCCACGCCTGCAGCGAGGCACGCCGAGTCCGGTCCGGTAGACCGCCCTTCACAACACCCGCTCAGGCGCATGCCACTATTACACAGCCGCTGTTGACACCGTTGCGACTGTCTGATAGTAGTGTGATGAATAGCACCACCGGTGTGATTATCGACGTACTGCAAGCGTTCTCCTGAGCCGAACCCGACGGCAGACCCGCTCTTCGGGACTTGCCTGGAGTGGCACTACCCGATCCCACACATGGACGTCTCCACCCCTCGCGGGCGTGTGGTTGGCCATGTTTGATGCAGAGGAGGAGTCATGAACGAGCAGCGTGACCGTGAGTTGGACGAACTCGCCGCTGCGGAGGCAGGCCAGATCAGCCGGCGCACCCTGCTCCGCCGGGCTGCCGCGATCGGCCTGAGCACGCCGGTCATCGCCGGGCTCCTCGCAGCTTGCGGTGGTGGCGACGACGGCGATACGGAACCGACCAGCCCGGCGGGCGAGGAGCCCGGCACCACCGCGACCGCTGAACCCGGCGAGACTCCTGGGGGAGAAGCACCGTCGGGTGATCGGCCGGTGCTCCGCTACGCGCTCGACGCGGCGGACCTCGGCACCCTGGACCCACACTACGCGTCGAGCACTCCTGACCGCACCGTGGTCGACATGATCTTCAACGCCCTGGTGCGCTACAAGCCGGGCGACAGCTCCCAGTTCGAGCCGGACCTGGCCACCGAGATCCCGGAGCCGGAGATCGTGGACGGCAAGCAGGTCTGGACCTTCACCCTACGCCAGGGGGTCATGTGGCATCCCGGTCCGCAGACGGAGTCGTACGAGCTGACGGCGGACGACGTCATCTTTTCGCTCCAGAAGTCAGCCAACCCCGACACCTCGGCCTATGCGGCAGAGTACACCGGCATGACGTTTGAGAAGGTCGACGACTACACCGTCCGGATCACGCTCGACACGCCGCTCTCGCCCCTTCTGTTCCTGCCCAAGATCGCGAACTACTCGGGCGGGTTCATCATGAGCCAGCGGGCGGTCGAGGCGATGGGGCCCGACGCCATCAAGACCCACCCGGTCGGCACCGGGCCGTTCATGTTCCAGAACTACACGCCGCAGAACGCGATCGAGCTGGTCGCCTGGGACAACTACTTCCGCGGCGCGCCCAAGCTGGCGGGCGTCACCCTGCGCTTCATGCCCGACCCCTCTAGCCGCGAGCTCGCCCTGCAGTCGGGCGAGATGGACGTGGTGGATGGCATCTCCGAGGCACGCTGGGTCGAGAAGATCAACGCGATCGACGGGCTCACGGCCGATGTCTTCGGCGTCGGCGAGGTCACCTTCGTCAACTTCGACATGAGCCGGGAGCCGCTGTCGGACGTGCGAGTGCGTCAGGCGCTGGCCTATGCCATGAACCGTGAGGAGCACCTGGCGCTGTTCGGCGAGCCGGTGGCGCAGAGCGTCTACTCCGTCGCCCCGGCCGAGCTGATGGCCGGCGGGTTGACGCGCGAGGAGGCGGAGGAGGCAGGCGTCGCCTACCACTACGATCCCGAGCGCGCCCAGCAGCTTCTA is a genomic window of Sphaerobacter thermophilus DSM 20745 containing:
- a CDS encoding ABC transporter substrate-binding protein; the protein is MNEQRDRELDELAAAEAGQISRRTLLRRAAAIGLSTPVIAGLLAACGGGDDGDTEPTSPAGEEPGTTATAEPGETPGGEAPSGDRPVLRYALDAADLGTLDPHYASSTPDRTVVDMIFNALVRYKPGDSSQFEPDLATEIPEPEIVDGKQVWTFTLRQGVMWHPGPQTESYELTADDVIFSLQKSANPDTSAYAAEYTGMTFEKVDDYTVRITLDTPLSPLLFLPKIANYSGGFIMSQRAVEAMGPDAIKTHPVGTGPFMFQNYTPQNAIELVAWDNYFRGAPKLAGVTLRFMPDPSSRELALQSGEMDVVDGISEARWVEKINAIDGLTADVFGVGEVTFVNFDMSREPLSDVRVRQALAYAMNREEHLALFGEPVAQSVYSVAPAELMAGGLTREEAEEAGVAYHYDPERAQQLLAEAGVQNLTFEVVTSELESYRKHYEALQAQLAQIGVTLTVNVVDHPTFHSLIRENVNPIVIYIAFRPNPDTYFSQFFHSDAIVVTGPRPNTNFSHYDQVDDLIEEARAETDPDRQVELWKEINIRILQDMAAMPLLYINQVYGRSERVDYGHELKSSLALYPQITELTTISG